The following proteins are encoded in a genomic region of Periophthalmus magnuspinnatus isolate fPerMag1 chromosome 10, fPerMag1.2.pri, whole genome shotgun sequence:
- the c1qtnf2 gene encoding complement C1q tumor necrosis factor-related protein 2 isoform X1, with the protein MPIGKVFLTVTLVWGMWGSMLFPVVFSQSSFPSSNSRGGVTLDSSPLVCGQSGPGATGPLGPPGEDGPDGRDGRRGTKGGRGKSGSPGNQGKPGVKGRKGAIGKTGPAGPGGPRGAPGQTGKRGAKGESGDEGEPGAPGGCNCGPSARSAFSVALTKSSPTEHRPIHFRHILLNEGNHYNASTGKFVCVIPGVYYFSYDVTVGQRHLALGLVHNDQFKTRTFDTNSGNYDVASGSVVVQLQRSDEVWLQVYNSGHNGLFFDPFWADSTFTGFLLYADHDYLTAAERKANKNST; encoded by the exons ATGCCCATTGGCAAAGTATTTTTAACTG TGACTCTCGTTTGGGGGATGTGGGGTTCAATGTTGTTTCCAGTCGTTTTCTCCCAGTCGTCATTCCCCTCTTCAAACAGCAGGGGCGGCGTCACACTTGACTCTTCTCCGCTGGTGTGTGGTCAGTCTGGACCAGGAGCCACGGGCCCCCTGGGGCCTCCAGGAGAGGACGGCCCTGATGGGCGGGATGGGCGCAGGGGGACAAAGGGGGGCAGAG gtaAATCTGGGAGCCCTGGGAATCAGGGGAAacctggggtcaaaggtcgcaAAGGTGCAATTGGGAAGACTGGACCTGCTGGACCGGGGGGGCCGCGTGGAGCTCCGGGACAAACAGGGAAAagaggagcaaagggagagtCCGGCGATGAGGGGGAACCGGGGGCTCCAGGAGGATGTAACTGTGGCCCCTCCGCCCGCTCCGCCTTCTCTGTGGCACTGACTAAAAGTTCCCCTACGGAACATCGGCCCATTCACTTCAGACACATTCTGCTGAATGAGGGGAATCATTACAACGCCAGCACTGGGAAGTTTGTGTGTGTAATTCCTGGAGTgtattatttttcatatgaCGTCACTGTGGGTCAGAGGCATCTGGCCCTTGGGCTGGTTCATAACGACCAGTTTAAAAccagaacatttgacacaaactcGGGGAATTATGATGTGGCTTCTGGTTCTGTCGTTGTTCAGCTGCAGAGGTCAGACGAGGTGTGGCTGCAGGTTTACAACTCTGGACACAACGGCCTGTTCTTTGACCCGTTCTGGGCGGACAGCACTTTCACTGGGTTCCTCCTCTACGCCGACCACGACTATCTCACTGCGGCCGAGAGAAAGGCCAACAAAAAcagcacataa
- the c1qtnf2 gene encoding complement C1q tumor necrosis factor-related protein 2 isoform X2: MWGSMLFPVVFSQSSFPSSNSRGGVTLDSSPLVCGQSGPGATGPLGPPGEDGPDGRDGRRGTKGGRGKSGSPGNQGKPGVKGRKGAIGKTGPAGPGGPRGAPGQTGKRGAKGESGDEGEPGAPGGCNCGPSARSAFSVALTKSSPTEHRPIHFRHILLNEGNHYNASTGKFVCVIPGVYYFSYDVTVGQRHLALGLVHNDQFKTRTFDTNSGNYDVASGSVVVQLQRSDEVWLQVYNSGHNGLFFDPFWADSTFTGFLLYADHDYLTAAERKANKNST, from the exons ATGTGGGGTTCAATGTTGTTTCCAGTCGTTTTCTCCCAGTCGTCATTCCCCTCTTCAAACAGCAGGGGCGGCGTCACACTTGACTCTTCTCCGCTGGTGTGTGGTCAGTCTGGACCAGGAGCCACGGGCCCCCTGGGGCCTCCAGGAGAGGACGGCCCTGATGGGCGGGATGGGCGCAGGGGGACAAAGGGGGGCAGAG gtaAATCTGGGAGCCCTGGGAATCAGGGGAAacctggggtcaaaggtcgcaAAGGTGCAATTGGGAAGACTGGACCTGCTGGACCGGGGGGGCCGCGTGGAGCTCCGGGACAAACAGGGAAAagaggagcaaagggagagtCCGGCGATGAGGGGGAACCGGGGGCTCCAGGAGGATGTAACTGTGGCCCCTCCGCCCGCTCCGCCTTCTCTGTGGCACTGACTAAAAGTTCCCCTACGGAACATCGGCCCATTCACTTCAGACACATTCTGCTGAATGAGGGGAATCATTACAACGCCAGCACTGGGAAGTTTGTGTGTGTAATTCCTGGAGTgtattatttttcatatgaCGTCACTGTGGGTCAGAGGCATCTGGCCCTTGGGCTGGTTCATAACGACCAGTTTAAAAccagaacatttgacacaaactcGGGGAATTATGATGTGGCTTCTGGTTCTGTCGTTGTTCAGCTGCAGAGGTCAGACGAGGTGTGGCTGCAGGTTTACAACTCTGGACACAACGGCCTGTTCTTTGACCCGTTCTGGGCGGACAGCACTTTCACTGGGTTCCTCCTCTACGCCGACCACGACTATCTCACTGCGGCCGAGAGAAAGGCCAACAAAAAcagcacataa